In Leptospira licerasiae serovar Varillal str. VAR 010, the sequence CGAATAAAAGTAAAACCTGCTTTCCGATCCAGTAAAATAGAGAATAGAAAAACGGAAGAGTGACCGGATTTGTAATCCAGATCATTGCGATCGCAATCGGAAGATAAAAACGGATACGGAACAACCTAAGGATCAACCAGGTCCCCAATCCTAAATACATTTGCACTCCTACCAAAGGAGTCATGGACCATAGTAGACCTACGGTGGTACCTAAACAAACTTCGTGAATAGGAGCATAAGATTCTTGGAAAGGTAAAATGATTTGTTTATGGATGATACGCCAGATCGTTCTGAGTAAATTCATTGGGTCCTGTTTTATTTAGAACGGGAAAGTTTGGAATATTGTTCCCAAGATTTCGAGTATTTCTCCATTGCTGGAAATAATTCGAAGGCTTTTTTTGCGGACTCGCTTGCTGCCTGCGGGTTTTTTTCGAAATCATTTTGTAACTTTGCCAGAAGATAATAGGTTTCCGCTTTGATGATTAGATCTCTGTATTCGGTCCCTAATCCTTTTTTTAAGGATTGGACAGAAGCAACTTTATCACGATTTAATAGATGCACAAAACCAAGTCCATAGTAGGCAGAACCTTCCGGTTTTACTTGGATGGATTTATTATACCAGTCCATGGCTTCTTCTCTTTCATCCTGAGAAAGAGCCAAATTTCCCAGATCCGTAAGCAACATGGAGCTGTATTCTTGATCTTTAGCAGCTTGCGCAATTACTAAGGCTTGTTTATATCTTGTTTCCGCTTTTTCATAATTTTGTTTATGTTTTTCGATTTGAGCAAGTCCTCTCAAACAATCGATGGAGTTTTTATTCTCCTTTAAACAAAGTTTATATTCTTTCTCTGCGGCCGAATCCTCTTTGCGTAAATAATGGATCCATCCCCTTAGGTAATGGACCTGGTCCATTTTTCCAGTGATCAGTGCCTTATCTTTCGCCTTCTGAACGGATTCTGTTAAATGACCGGAGTCTAATAGATCTCTGATCTCCAGAATAGAAGGCTCATCTTTCTCCCCTGAACAAGCAGAATAAGAAGCCAATACAAGTGTAACGCTAGCTAAAATAGAATGATTTTTAGAAAAATGAAAACGGCTCATATCTTTGATTCGTATCGGTCTTTTTCATGCTCTTCCTAAGGATCGACATGGCAACAGGAATTTCCGGTTTTTATACATATTTGCCAAAATACTTCTTTTTTATAAAAAACGGCGGATTGGACGTATAATTTTTCGTTTTTTTTCCTCTAATAATCTTTGAAGTTCCCCAAATTAAACTTTAGGGCGGCTTCTTCCGTATTTACGGAATCCAAGCAAAAAGTAGAAGGTCAAATATTCCTGAGTAGAGTTTGGAAATTATTATTTTCCAAAATTTTCTCGAATACTCTTGTTAGTCGGAGAAGGATTGACGAGAAAAGATAATCCGATGGAGGATGGTTCCAACCTTCCTGCTCAATGCACACGGCAAAATATTTATTCTTTTTATTAGGACCCATCGGCTTCCTCATTTTCCTTTTGTCCCTCACCCCCTGGCATAAGGAGGAAAATTTACGCGCTTACAAAGGTGTGATCGATCTTAGAGGTATCCAAAGTACAAGTTCCGGTCCTGTTGATCTATCCGGAGAATGGGAATTTTTCTGGAGCCAAGAGCCCGGAAAGATATTAGAGTCTTTCCATGGGAATATGACGGTCCCAGGTTCTTGGAATCGCGAAACCGAATTACATCCGTCCTATGACAGATTAGGTTATGCCACTTATAAACTGAAAGTGCTTTTGCCCGATGTTTGGGTTGGAAAAGTTCTCACTCTAGGTTTAGGCACCGTTTGGAGTTCCTACAGATTATACTTGGACGGAGAGTTCCAGGGAGAATCAGGAGACCCATCTACTTCTCCTCAGACTAGCATTGCAAGAGTGCAGCCCCGATCCTTTTCATTCGTTCCTAGTTCCAGTCAGATAGAAGTTTCACTTTTTGTTACGAATAATTTCGCAAGGCAAGGAGGTATCAGCTCGCCCGTTAGATTGGGTCCTTCCGAAGTCATGTTATCTACCCGGACTCGAACCATCTTCACTGATATTTTCGCGTTCTCCAGCTTAGTGATCATGGGACTATATCATATTTCTCTATATTTATATTTAAGATCCAGCAAAGCTCCTTTGTATTTTGGATTTATGAGTATGGCGATCGGAATGAGGACTCTTGTTACTAACACTAGATTGCTTATGGAATTCTTCCCTTCTATCAACCAGAACGGAATACAAATGATAGAACAAATTTCCATGATGTGTGCTACAGGATTGTATTTGCTCTTCTTTTATGAAACCTTCACCGTTTACGCGTCCAAGCTATACGTAAAAATTTCATTAGCAGTAATCTTTCTATTCATATTGATGACATTATTCGGCTCATTGGAATTCAATAGTAGCAAGGTAGCATATTTCCATTTATTTATAGGGATTACGATCGGTTATGTGATCTATGTGATCTTTGGAATAGATTTTGATAAAGAAAGCAATTCTTCTTATATCTTATACGGTTCGGGGATACTATTCTTAGGAGTGGCAATAGATCTTTTCTATACTTATATTTTAAAAGTTTCCTCTCATCAAGTTTCTCATATTGCACTCGTACTTTTCGTATTCTTGCAGTCTTTAGTGATCGCTTCAGATCGTTCTTCCAAATATAAAGAAGCCAAACTTCTCACAGAAGATCTACAGACCATGAACTTAGAACTTTTTGAAATGAAAGAAAAGTTGGTTCAAAAGGTAGAAGATAGAACTAGAACCTTAAATGACACTCTACAGCAGATCAATAGAGAGTTGGAAATCGCTCAAAACGTACAAAGAAAAATCCTTACTCCTCCAGAAAGAGAGATCAAAGGAATTCGTTTCGACTATGTATATAAACCTTTAGAAAAAGTCGGAGGCGATTTTTTAGATATTTCTGAAATTAACCCCGGCCAAGTTAGAGTACTTTTAGCCGATGCAGTCGGGCATGGAGTGCAGGCAAGTCTTATGACCATGGCGTTAAAGACTGAATACGAAGAATTGAAAAAACTCCCCTGCCCTACTCATGTATTAAAAGAATTGAATGGAAGATTTTTAAGAAAGTTCGACACTTTAGAAAGTATCTTCCCCTGTTTTGTAGCGGATATCTATTTAGAGAAAAAAGAAGTTCTCTACGCTTCTGCGGGACATCCTGATCAGGTTCTACTTTCTCCTGACGGCAAATACGAACTACTTCACAAAACAGGTCCGATATTAGGATTATTCGATGATTTAGAGATCGAATTTTCCACTTATAAGTTCCCTTTAGGAAGCCGTTTATTACTTTTCTCTGATGGACTCATCGAGAATAGAAGAAAGGAAAATAGATGGAGCACTGTGGAGACCATCGCCTCCAGGGCAGCCACACTTTCCAGTGTAAGTCTCCAAAAACTATTAGAAGAATTAGTCGTAATGGAAGAAAGATCTAGAGGAGACGAACAAAGATACGATGATATCACTATCATCGCGATCGAATCCAGAGAAACTCCCGAATATTCGGCATAATAAAAAGCCCCCGAGACGGAGGCTTTTTATTATTCAGAGAAACGTAAAGATTAGCAGATAACTACTAACTCTCCGGAAGCTTTCACTTCTCCAGACTCGTCAGCAGCCTCTACAGCTACTGTTAGAAGTTTTTCTCCGTTTTCTTCTTTCTTACGTTTGATCTTGCCGGAACAAGTTAGCTTTTGTCCAGGTTTGGTCATCGCTTTGAAAGTGACTCCGAATTCTTTGATTTGCTTTTGGTCTGCCCAAGAAGTGCAAAGTCTTCCGATCTGGGCCATTACGAACATACCGTGAGCGATCGTTCCATCCAATCCGGTCTTACGAGCGAAATCAGGATCGTTATGGATAGGGTTAAAGTCGCCGCTCGCTCCAGCATAACGCACTAGATGCGCGTGTGTAATAGTATCCACATTTAAAGGAGGGAGTTCTTGTCCTACTTCGTACTTGTCGAATTCAATCTTACTCATCTTAATCCTCCTATCATTGTTCCGGTTTACGGATGAAAATGGACATCTCTGCTTCGATTACAGTTTCACCCTTTGCATTACGAATAGTGGTGCGGAAAGTCATCGTATCCATTTTACCTACAGTTACGTTAACACATTCTCCCTGAGAAGAAACCCTACCAGGATAAAGAGTTTTAACATAATTATATTTTTCTTTTAGATGCAAGATCCTGGAAGTATCAACTCCCATGTTCTCCATATCTTTCCAAATTTTAGGATATCCCCAAAACTGGATCACAGTTGGAAATGTAGGAGGAGCTGGAATATCCTCGTATCCTGCTTTTTTAGCCGCTTCTAGATCGAAGTATATCGGATTGGTCTCGCTGATCGCTAGACAAAACTCTTTTATCTTTCCTCTTTCTACGTCGAATTCGTAGGAGTCGAGTTTTGTGCCGATCAGGTCTTTTGAAATGCCTTTTTCTGCCATAATCCTTTTCCTTTGGATTGGTTTAAAAACCTTCGAAGGATCGAAGATCGTTTCTATGGCCCTATTTTTTAGACACCGAGCCCACAGGTCCATTGAATTTTTAGTAACGAACGTTCTGTTCGCTCAAACAAGCGTTCACTGAATGGTGTTCATCCGGATGATAAGTGTTGTAAGCGGACCCCTCAAGTAAAATTCTGTCCTTGTTCTCATGATTTCTTTTGGTTCCAAACTTTTTAGGACATTGATCCCAATCTTGCTCTATATACTTTTACAGGATTGTAGGCAAATTTTTCCTGGATCGTTTTCGGAAGGAGAAGAGACCATAATCCCTGTTTGGGATGGACTTCGTTCCTTAAAAAAAGCAGGCAGCGCTTGCAGTGGAAATTCGGAAGTAGCAATCCAAAAGATCTCCTATCATTATAAAAAAAATCCGTCTCGTTATTCGGAACTTCCCCTCCAAGAAAAATGGAGGAACACTCAACTTACCATCCTAAAAGATAAACAAACTTTGCTAAACGAGTCCAGAGATAGTCTATTGTTATTCCAAAATGGTGGTTGCGCTATCTCCTCCGAGTTTATTATCCCCGGAGCAAAACTTTACGATCTACAAAATGTTGTTTTGGACTTTTCCACCACTGCATTATCTTCCTCTGGGGAACATGTCCCGAGCACCGGAAAACTAATAATAAAGTTGGGAGAATCTATCGTATTCTCCGAAGAACTTCAAAGCCAAGGAAGAGAGTGGATCGATCATAAGATCAAGATCCCCGAATCCCTTTCCAAATCTTTGGAAGAAGATTCTTCTCTTTTATGGAATTTTGAATGGATTCCTAAAAATCAGAACGATCTTTTATTCGTTGGACAACCTACATTATATGCCTCTGTGGCGGATCCGGAACTTTGGGGACCTAAAGAAAACGTAATATTGATCGTAGTCGATGCGCTTAGGCCGGATCGTTTGGGTTTCGGCGGTTCTCCAGTCCCTACCAGTCCCAATTTGGATAAGCTCGCTTCCGAATCTGTCGTTTTTGAAAATGCTTTCTCTAATGGAAATTGGACCAAGCCGAGTATGATTTCCTTTTTTACTTCTAAGATCGCATCCGAATTAGGTCTTGGGAATGCTTGGTTCTATTCCAGTAATCTTCATCGAAAAATATTCTATTCTAAAAAGCCGGAAACACTTCCGAACCATCTCAGATCCAAAGGTTATCTAACGGCAAGTCTAATGAATAACGTATTCCTACTGGATTACACGGGAGTGGGAGTCGATCTAGGGTTTCATAAATTATTCCAGCCTGGGAAAGATAAAGACGATACCGAACTGATACTTGCGGAATCCGTAAAATTCCTGAAAGAGAACAAAAACAGAAGATTTTTCCTACATATAAATATCAATACTCCTCACTATCCGTATCTACCTGAAAGAAAGTATATGGATATTCTAGCAAAGAAGACGGATCCAAAGATCTGGAATAGTTATGATCCTTACGTAAGAAAGTATATGGCTGAGATCTTATATACGGATGAGGTCATAGGCAAAATCCTGGAAGAAGCCAAAAAGACAGGCGCCTTCGAAAAATCTTGGATCGCTGTAGTCGCGGATCATGGAGAATTACAATCCATGGAGCATTATTACCATCATCATTTCGTGGCAGAGAATCTACATGCCCACGGAGAGACCCATTACGACGAAGAGATCAAGGTTCCCTGGATCATTCATCCTCCTGCATCAAAAAAATCGAATATTAAAAAAAAGATCTTTTCCGAGCAGGTTTCTTTACTTTCCCTTTTTCCCACTTTAGCAGGAGCATTAGGATTTCCTTGCAATCCGGATTCTTGCGACGGAAATGATTACTCCAAAACAATGTATGGAAAAGAAGGTCCACAATCGGAGGACTTCGTATATACCGAAGGAAGATTTTCGGAGTCTATTCGTACAAAAGAATACAAACTGATTCGTAGATACCCAGGTTATGATTTTGTAAGAAGGACCAAAGAGGGTGAACCTCATAAAATGCCTGAGGAATTCTATTCTTTGGTTTCAGATCCCGGAGAATTACAAAATCTCTCGGCTAACAACTCGGCACTTCTTATAAAAGCAAGACAGGAATTGGATTCTCATAGTTTAAAGAAGAATGTTTTCAAACTTAGATTGCCCGCCTGCGAAAAAGAATGCACTCGTAAGATAGAGATCGGGATCCAAGCAGGAATTTATAAAATTCAATCTGATACCCATTTCACGGAAAATAGATTAGAAGCAAAATCAGCTTCCCTTACGGTAAAACAAGCGCCCGGAAAAGAAAGTATCCTCTCCTTCTATACGGTAGAACCCATTTTTGGATTTCGTTTGTCCATTTACAAGGATGGAAAACCGGAAGATTATAAGTCCGGAAAATGGGGAATTTTATCCGAAGCGAGTTCTAAAATTTATAGGGATTCGCCCGAATCGGTTGCTTCTGCAAAACTTCCTTACGAATTCAAAACTTCTAAAATACCTTATTTTTATAACGACGCCAACCTTTCCGGAAATTCGGAGTCTTCAGAGCAAGCCGCGTTAGGAAAAGAAGTCCGAAAAGTATTGGAAAGCTGGGGTTATATCCACGAATAGAATTTGTTTTATAACAAAGTTTCTATGCCCCTTTTTGTCAAAACTCCTTGCTTTTTTTATATCCTTCGTTATGTTATCCGCTTGCCAATCCAAAACAGAAATAAGGTGAAAAGAATGAAAGTTAGAACCCTCGTATTTTGCATTATTCTAATATTCGGTTTTATATCCTGTGGAATCGATCCGGTACAGCGCTGCCAGGACAGAAGAAAAGTAATGAGAGATGCGGTTTGCCAAGCAGTCGGCGCTCATGAACCTGGAACGGAATCCTATAATAGTATTCTTCTTTCCTGCTTAATGGAAAATAGTCATTATAATGAATGTAAAAGTGAAAATTACTTTTGATCGTTAATTTACTCGAAAGGACGAAGGCCGAAGATTATTCCAAGACAATGGTGATATCCACTCTTCGGTTTTTGGCCCTACCTGATTCTGTGGAATTTTCCGCTACGGGTTGGGATTTTCCATAACCTTTATAAGACATTCTAGTTTCTTCAATTCCGTGAGAATCCCGTAACTCTTGCAGAACCGATAGCGCTCTGTCCTGAGAAAGTTTTAGATTGTAATCCTGGCTGCCTTTATCGTCCGTATGGCCGCCGATCCGAATTTCCCTATCCGGATATTTTTTTAGAACATCCGCAATCCTTTCCAATACCTTTTTGGCTTCCGACTTTAATTCGGATTTATTATAATCGAAAAGTAGATTATCTAGGGATAGTACGACTCCCTCGTTCGATTTTCTGATCTCAACAGGTGCACGGTCTGCGACTTCTTCTTCAGGATTTCCTTCCCATTCAGGCCACTCTAATCCGTTCCCTTTTTTGCCGGTAGGTCTCTTTTTCGGGTAAGCGGTTCCTTCCGGAAAAGGTCCGAGGATCCTCTTTACTTCTTCCGCAATTTTGTCCTTATCATTCTCCGTAACGGAGTTCTGTTTAGAATATAATCCATGGATCTCAAAGGACATTTCTTGCGCGATCCCATTCGGAAAAACGAATGTGTAAGCGAGCTGAACATATTTGTATTGAGGAACTCCTTGTTCGGAATCAAAGAAAACTTTTCCTTTTGCAAAGCCGTAAATTTTGTATGGAATATTCTGAGCAATCGGATCGGATTCCTTCATTAGGTTATAGTTATATTCGATCAGGTCGGCATTACCCTTTTTGCCTGAATATTCCCAGTCTCCTTTACCTTTGTAAACATACTTTGCTTGGACAGGTATCTCTATTCTCGCCGTCGGGAATTGAAAACTCTCGGAAGCAGGTTTTGTCCATTCTTCTCCTACGCCTACCTCTTTGGAGGAAAAGCTAGGTAACGATCTCAAGTTGGGCATACTGTATTCAGGGGGAACAGTATATTGGCCGGTTTCCGAAATATGGAATTTACTCTTAAACGTTTTGTCTTTATAGAATGCTGGATCTAATTCAGGAAATTTAATGTATGTATCGAATATTGCGGAAAAATCGCAGCCTTCCTTTTTACAGGATATCGCTTTTAACAAAATGCGATTTTTATCTTCTCGATTGATAACTCTAAGACCCTGTCTGGCCTTTACCCTATGGTATTCGTTTAATTCCAGATCGTCTCCGGATCTCATCTTCCATCGGAACAGTACCGGAGTTTCGGAAAATAAATAAGAGGGTATTAAGAAGAATAGGATGAGAAACCCTCTGAATGCCATAATTATAGTTTCGAAAATTTTCCCTAAAAACTTAGAAGGAATCCTAAAAATGGACCTCTTTCTTGGATATTTTATACTAAAACAGACCGAGTTTCCGCCCTGAAAAACGATTTGCGGGTTGTTATTCCGACCGTAAGAACTTGACAAGCAGGCGATAAAATTTCATCCAATTAGTTCGTGGTTCCTCATTTCCATGAGATCGTCTTTTTCGGAGTTTTGTTTTGTATGCTTCTGTCTGTGGCATGCCTACTCCGACCGGAAAAATCTTCCGGTTTAAGGATCTTATCTTTATTATCTTTTTGTGTTTCTATCCAATTCTTATATGTTTATTTTCTTTTGAAGGGTATTTATTTCGAACCTTCGTTTTTAAACCATCTTCATATTCCATTCGCATGGTTTTTAGGACCTGGAATGTATAGTTTGTATTCCGTTACGGTTCGAGAGGAGAAATTCACTGCCTTCGAAAGGAGTTTTTATCTTCCGGGAATACTCCTTCTTATCTTATTTCCAGTCCTCTATTTAGTTTTACCTCAAATCTTTTGGAACAGACCGGTAGATTATTTTGAAAAAGGTTCCACAAGTTGGTCGGATATCCTACTGTTAGGCGCTTATTCAGCGAATCTAGTATTTTATTCTTCTATCGTTTGGCAGACAAGAGCTGCGTTCCGATTGGAAAGACTCAAAAAAGATGCGGGAGCCAGGATACTTTTGTTCGTTGTGATCGGAAGCGGAAGTGTAACTTCCATCCTTGTTATTTCTTATTTAATCAGAGACATTAATCTGTTATTCATTTCTGTTTTGAGCACTGTGATCTACGCGGTTGCCGGTTATCTTGCACAAATTTATGCACCGGAAGTGTTCAGCGAAATGGGACCTTCTATGAGAGATGCGTACCGTAATTCCAGATTAGAAGGTGTGGACACAACTGATCTGGAAAATCGCTTAGAAAGTTTGATGACAAAAGAAAAATTGTATCTGCAAGAAGACCTTTCTCTCTCCACTCTAGCTAATCAGTTAGATATCAAACCATATCAACTTTCAGAATTTCTAAATCAGAGAAAGGGAACTAACTTTGCCAAGTTCGTAAACGGTTTCAGAGTAGCGGAATCAGTTCGTATATTACAGAAAGAAGAAGGAGCCAATATTCTTTCCGTCGCTTACAGATCCGGTTTTAATTCCAAGGCGACTTTCAACCTTGCATTCAAATCTATACAAGGTGTTTCTCCTAGAGAGTATCTCCGAAAATCCAAAGTCTCTTAATTTGAACGAACGTTTTGTTCCTAATTTGTTTAAATAAAAAATTAGGACCTTTTAATTTGTCCAAAATTCGAATCCAAGACGACCCATACTGATAACTGTCTTATACTCCCTCTTCATAAATTAGCTAAAAGTCAAAGACTGAAAAAGCGTATGGAGAATAGTGATGAGAAAAATATACCGAACGTTAGTTATGCGATTTTGCATACTAATGCTGATCTTAGGAGGATCTTTTTACTCTTGTAAAAGTGATTCTTCTCAAAATGCGGAAGCTGCAGCCCTCTTAGCTTCCTTAGATCCAAGCCTGGCCCAAGCTGCCGGAAACAAAGGAGTTTCCGAGTTAGAAGATTCCAGTAGCGAGATCCAAAACGCATTCGCGCAAGAGAGCGACGGAAGTTTCACTTTCGATAATACCATCAAAGTAACTGCAAACGACGGGGTTGTGTTAGAAGCTAGCCTCTTCACACCTTCTATCCCTTCTGCTACCGGAAAATATCCTACGGTAATTTTCGTGAACAGTTGGGCATTGAACAAATACGAGTATCTGGTTCCAGCTGCGAAACTCGCTAAAAAGGGATATATCGTTCTCTCTTATAGCACAAGAGGTTTTGGAGCTTCCGGAGGACTCATTGATACTGCCGGTCCAAAGGATAGAGCTGATTTAAGCAAAATTATCGACTGGTTACTTGCGAACACCCAAGCCGATCTCGCAAATATCGGTATATCAGGTATCTCTTACGGCGCCGGAATTTCCTTAGCAGGTGTGAGCACCGAACCTAGAATTAAGACTGCAGTTGCTATGAGCGGTTGGGGAAATCTCAAACGTTCTCTTTATGGTAATGATACTCCTAGATTGATCTGGGGATTATTGCTGGTTGCATCCAGTTATATCACAGGAAGACCTGATCCGATCATCGCGCAAAATTTCGGAAAACTTCTACAACATACGGATATCGATTCTGTGACCACATGGGCAGCGGATCGTTCTCCGGAAACTTTCGTAGGACAATTGAATGCTTCTGCAGGTAAATCGGTACTGATTTCAAATAACTTTGAGGACTTCTTATTTAACCCGAACGCAGTTTTGGATTATTTCGCAAAAATCCAAGTTCCGAAAAAACTTTTAATGAACGAAGGAATTCATGCTTCCGCAGAAATCGGGGGCATTCTCGGTTTTTCCGGCACAGTTTGGGATAACGCATACGACTGGTTCGATTATTGGTTGAAAGGGATCAATAATGGGATCATGGACAAACCTCAGGTCACTTTCCAAAAACGTTTTGCAGGACCTAGAGTGACTCTTCCTTCTTGGCCTTCCCCTACTGTTTCCGATAAAACTTTTTATCTGAAACCTAGAGGTTTATTTACTAACGGGGAACTTTCTGCCGGCCAGAATACTACCGTCACGAATACGGGAATTCTTTCCGGAGCGGACACTGTTGCAAGCACTGGATTTCCTTTGCTTTCGGATATTCTAGCTGCTCATGCCGAAATTCCTGTAACAACCAATTTAGGTTTAGTGAGTAGAGTGAATGGTATCGTGTACCAATCTTCTAACTTAAGCTCTGCATTAAAGATCAGAGGTAAAATGTTCTGGAACGGAAGGATCTCTTCCAGCCTTGGAAAGGCAAACGTGAACGTTTACTTTTACGATGTAGATAAATACGGCACCGCTACTTTGATCACTCATGGTACCGGGACTATTTTCGACGCAGGATGGTATGAAACAAAAGATATGTCTATCGATCTAAATGCGGTAGCTTATGATGTTCCTGCGGGAAATAAGATCGCGATTGCAATCGATACTTTCGATTCTCAATATGCGGTGCCTACTGTGCTGATTTATGGTCTGGATGTGAAACACTCCAAAACCCCACAATCCACTTTAGTGATCCAATCGGAGAATTAATTTCGGATTTCCATTCACCTTTTTTAACGGCGGGCTTGCCCGCCTTTTTTTATGCCTCTCTTTCCTTTCTCCATTGGATATAGTCGGGCAATTCTACTAGCTCTATAAATCCTTCTTCCTCTGGATCGTCAGGAAGCATTCCTATCTCATAATATCCTATTTCTTTCGTAAAAGTGTCTTCGCCGAGAAGAGCTTCTAATAATAGACCGACCGCCTTTTTAAGATGAGGATTGGATTCTACATTCGGGAAATCGGGAAAACAGATCCGAACTCCGAAACTTTTAGGAAGACTTGTGTTTTCCAAAGGTAGAAACCAGATCTCTTCCGAATCTAATTCCAAACCTTCATGAAATATGACTGTGCCTTTTTCCTGGTATTGGTCTACGGAATACACGTCCCAACCCGAAATTTCGGGAGCAAGGTCTACAAACCTTTCTGCCTCAGCGTAGAGATCCTCGTCTCCGGCAGTGACCACTGTGAATTCATGAGGACTCTCGTCCCCCCCGCCGATCTCGAAAAAAAACTCGGAATTCACTTCCTGGAGTCGATCCATCAGATCGTCCAAAAGCCGATCTCTCTCTTTATCATCCAGGTCATCTAGTTTAGTGTAATACCGGCTGTTTTGGGAAAACCAGGTCCAAAACTTTTCCGCTTTTTCTTGCATTCATCCGCCTCAGTCACGAATCTTTCGGAATTTCTAACCAAGAGACTCGATAAAAATATCCGAATGTATGAAAAGAATGTTTAAAGGGAAAGGATTATTTTCCTATTTCCGAATCTATCCACTGCAAATACTTTTGGTTTGCCTCTTTGATTTCCCAGGAAACGATACAAGGAACCGTGTAACTATGTAGTTCCGAAATTCTTGCTACGACTTTTTCCGCCTCAGAATCTTTGGTTTTTAACAAAAGAACTGTTTCCTGATTATGCTCCAATCTTCCGTGCCATCTATAAATAGATTTCATCCCTGGTATCAAATTGGCGCAGGCAACCAGTCTTTCGTTCACTAATGTTTCCGCGATTTCTAAAGCC encodes:
- a CDS encoding DUF2062 domain-containing protein encodes the protein MNLLRTIWRIIHKQIILPFQESYAPIHEVCLGTTVGLLWSMTPLVGVQMYLGLGTWLILRLFRIRFYLPIAIAMIWITNPVTLPFFYSLFYWIGKQVLLLFGIPFQQISFDTLLAISKESESMDLIGGLYHWTIFLFDKMGLPMFVGGFAFGIPLALLGYPITYRLLNSYRSRRAEEEGLSLQEWELKHVRKDVGLFAAKTP
- a CDS encoding tetratricopeptide repeat protein produces the protein MSRFHFSKNHSILASVTLVLASYSACSGEKDEPSILEIRDLLDSGHLTESVQKAKDKALITGKMDQVHYLRGWIHYLRKEDSAAEKEYKLCLKENKNSIDCLRGLAQIEKHKQNYEKAETRYKQALVIAQAAKDQEYSSMLLTDLGNLALSQDEREEAMDWYNKSIQVKPEGSAYYGLGFVHLLNRDKVASVQSLKKGLGTEYRDLIIKAETYYLLAKLQNDFEKNPQAASESAKKAFELFPAMEKYSKSWEQYSKLSRSK
- a CDS encoding SpoIIE family protein phosphatase codes for the protein MHTAKYLFFLLGPIGFLIFLLSLTPWHKEENLRAYKGVIDLRGIQSTSSGPVDLSGEWEFFWSQEPGKILESFHGNMTVPGSWNRETELHPSYDRLGYATYKLKVLLPDVWVGKVLTLGLGTVWSSYRLYLDGEFQGESGDPSTSPQTSIARVQPRSFSFVPSSSQIEVSLFVTNNFARQGGISSPVRLGPSEVMLSTRTRTIFTDIFAFSSLVIMGLYHISLYLYLRSSKAPLYFGFMSMAIGMRTLVTNTRLLMEFFPSINQNGIQMIEQISMMCATGLYLLFFYETFTVYASKLYVKISLAVIFLFILMTLFGSLEFNSSKVAYFHLFIGITIGYVIYVIFGIDFDKESNSSYILYGSGILFLGVAIDLFYTYILKVSSHQVSHIALVLFVFLQSLVIASDRSSKYKEAKLLTEDLQTMNLELFEMKEKLVQKVEDRTRTLNDTLQQINRELEIAQNVQRKILTPPEREIKGIRFDYVYKPLEKVGGDFLDISEINPGQVRVLLADAVGHGVQASLMTMALKTEYEELKKLPCPTHVLKELNGRFLRKFDTLESIFPCFVADIYLEKKEVLYASAGHPDQVLLSPDGKYELLHKTGPILGLFDDLEIEFSTYKFPLGSRLLLFSDGLIENRRKENRWSTVETIASRAATLSSVSLQKLLEELVVMEERSRGDEQRYDDITIIAIESRETPEYSA
- a CDS encoding MaoC family dehydratase, which codes for MSKIEFDKYEVGQELPPLNVDTITHAHLVRYAGASGDFNPIHNDPDFARKTGLDGTIAHGMFVMAQIGRLCTSWADQKQIKEFGVTFKAMTKPGQKLTCSGKIKRKKEENGEKLLTVAVEAADESGEVKASGELVVIC
- a CDS encoding FAS1-like dehydratase domain-containing protein encodes the protein MAEKGISKDLIGTKLDSYEFDVERGKIKEFCLAISETNPIYFDLEAAKKAGYEDIPAPPTFPTVIQFWGYPKIWKDMENMGVDTSRILHLKEKYNYVKTLYPGRVSSQGECVNVTVGKMDTMTFRTTIRNAKGETVIEAEMSIFIRKPEQ
- a CDS encoding sulfatase is translated as MIPILLYILLQDCRQIFPGSFSEGEETIIPVWDGLRSLKKAGSACSGNSEVAIQKISYHYKKNPSRYSELPLQEKWRNTQLTILKDKQTLLNESRDSLLLFQNGGCAISSEFIIPGAKLYDLQNVVLDFSTTALSSSGEHVPSTGKLIIKLGESIVFSEELQSQGREWIDHKIKIPESLSKSLEEDSSLLWNFEWIPKNQNDLLFVGQPTLYASVADPELWGPKENVILIVVDALRPDRLGFGGSPVPTSPNLDKLASESVVFENAFSNGNWTKPSMISFFTSKIASELGLGNAWFYSSNLHRKIFYSKKPETLPNHLRSKGYLTASLMNNVFLLDYTGVGVDLGFHKLFQPGKDKDDTELILAESVKFLKENKNRRFFLHININTPHYPYLPERKYMDILAKKTDPKIWNSYDPYVRKYMAEILYTDEVIGKILEEAKKTGAFEKSWIAVVADHGELQSMEHYYHHHFVAENLHAHGETHYDEEIKVPWIIHPPASKKSNIKKKIFSEQVSLLSLFPTLAGALGFPCNPDSCDGNDYSKTMYGKEGPQSEDFVYTEGRFSESIRTKEYKLIRRYPGYDFVRRTKEGEPHKMPEEFYSLVSDPGELQNLSANNSALLIKARQELDSHSLKKNVFKLRLPACEKECTRKIEIGIQAGIYKIQSDTHFTENRLEAKSASLTVKQAPGKESILSFYTVEPIFGFRLSIYKDGKPEDYKSGKWGILSEASSKIYRDSPESVASAKLPYEFKTSKIPYFYNDANLSGNSESSEQAALGKEVRKVLESWGYIHE
- a CDS encoding OmpA family protein, with the translated sequence MAFRGFLILFFLIPSYLFSETPVLFRWKMRSGDDLELNEYHRVKARQGLRVINREDKNRILLKAISCKKEGCDFSAIFDTYIKFPELDPAFYKDKTFKSKFHISETGQYTVPPEYSMPNLRSLPSFSSKEVGVGEEWTKPASESFQFPTARIEIPVQAKYVYKGKGDWEYSGKKGNADLIEYNYNLMKESDPIAQNIPYKIYGFAKGKVFFDSEQGVPQYKYVQLAYTFVFPNGIAQEMSFEIHGLYSKQNSVTENDKDKIAEEVKRILGPFPEGTAYPKKRPTGKKGNGLEWPEWEGNPEEEVADRAPVEIRKSNEGVVLSLDNLLFDYNKSELKSEAKKVLERIADVLKKYPDREIRIGGHTDDKGSQDYNLKLSQDRALSVLQELRDSHGIEETRMSYKGYGKSQPVAENSTESGRAKNRRVDITIVLE